A section of the Phaseolus vulgaris cultivar G19833 chromosome 8, P. vulgaris v2.0, whole genome shotgun sequence genome encodes:
- the LOC137823752 gene encoding uncharacterized protein isoform X1, with protein sequence MGHLYALDFDGVICDSCGETAISALKAAKLRWPSLFDGVDSAIEDWIVDQMITVRPVVETGYETLLLVRLLLETRVPSIRKSSVSEGLAVEDILENWFKLKPIIMEEWNENREDLIDLFGKVRDEWLERDFTGWIGANRLYPGVADALRFASSKVYIVTTKQGRFADALLRELAGVTIPPERLYGLGTGPKVKVLKKLQNLPEHKGLTLHFVEDRLATLKNVIKEPELDNWNLYLGRSLPPSNCNLCNLFVSFSFYVLRYLYFLELYICYV encoded by the exons ATGGGTCATCTCTATGCTTTGGACTTTGATGGAGTTATATGTGATAGTTGTGGGGAGACAGCAATCTCTGCTCTCAag GCTGCCAAGTTGAGATGGCCTTCCTTGTTTGATGGTGTGGATTCAGCCATAGAAGATTGGATTGTTGATCAGATGATTACA gtacgtccagttgttgaaacTGGATATGAAACTCTTCTACTTGTAAGGTTGTTGCTTGAGACTAGGGTTCCTTCCATCAGGAAGTCTTCG GTTTCAGAGGGGCTTGCAGTTGAGGATATACTGGAGAATTGGTTCAAATTGAAGCCTATTATTATGGAAGAATGGAATGAGAATAGAGAAGATCTGATAGACCTTTTTGGGAAGGTCAGAGATGAATGGTTGGAGAGGGATTTCACTGGTTGGATTGGAGCAAACAG ACTCTATCCTGGTGTTGCTGATGCATTAAGATTTGCAAGCTCAAAAGTGTACATTGTCACTACTAAACAG GGTCGCTTTGCTGATGCTTTACTTAGAGAGCTTGCTGGAGTCACTATACCACCAGAACGATTATATGGTTTAGGAACTGG TCCCAAGGTAAAAGTGTTAAAGAAGCTTCAGAATTTGCCAGAACACAAAGGATTGACACTACA CTTTGTGGAAGATAGGCTTGCAACCCttaagaatgtcatcaaagaaCCCGAGTTGGATAACTGGAATTTGTATCTAGGTAGATCTCTTCCTCCATCCAATTGTAATTTATGCAATCTTTTTGTTTCTTTCAGTTTCTATGTTTTGCGTTATTTGTATTTCCTAGAGTTGTATATTTGCTATGTTTGA
- the LOC137823752 gene encoding uncharacterized protein isoform X3 yields MGHLYALDFDGVICDSCGETAISALKAAKLRWPSLFDGVDSAIEDWIVDQMITVRPVVETGYETLLLVRLLLETRVPSIRKSSVSEGLAVEDILENWFKLKPIIMEEWNENREDLIDLFGKVRDEWLERDFTGWIGANRLYPGVADALRFASSKVYIVTTKQGRFADALLRELAGVTIPPERLYGLGTGPKVKVLKKLQNLPEHKGLTLHFVEDRLATLKNVIKEPELDNWNLYLGKVIITSLALRSSLSQ; encoded by the exons ATGGGTCATCTCTATGCTTTGGACTTTGATGGAGTTATATGTGATAGTTGTGGGGAGACAGCAATCTCTGCTCTCAag GCTGCCAAGTTGAGATGGCCTTCCTTGTTTGATGGTGTGGATTCAGCCATAGAAGATTGGATTGTTGATCAGATGATTACA gtacgtccagttgttgaaacTGGATATGAAACTCTTCTACTTGTAAGGTTGTTGCTTGAGACTAGGGTTCCTTCCATCAGGAAGTCTTCG GTTTCAGAGGGGCTTGCAGTTGAGGATATACTGGAGAATTGGTTCAAATTGAAGCCTATTATTATGGAAGAATGGAATGAGAATAGAGAAGATCTGATAGACCTTTTTGGGAAGGTCAGAGATGAATGGTTGGAGAGGGATTTCACTGGTTGGATTGGAGCAAACAG ACTCTATCCTGGTGTTGCTGATGCATTAAGATTTGCAAGCTCAAAAGTGTACATTGTCACTACTAAACAG GGTCGCTTTGCTGATGCTTTACTTAGAGAGCTTGCTGGAGTCACTATACCACCAGAACGATTATATGGTTTAGGAACTGG TCCCAAGGTAAAAGTGTTAAAGAAGCTTCAGAATTTGCCAGAACACAAAGGATTGACACTACA CTTTGTGGAAGATAGGCTTGCAACCCttaagaatgtcatcaaagaaCCCGAGTTGGATAACTGGAATTTGTATCTAG GAAAGGTGATTATTACTTCACTAGCATTGAGAAGCAGTTTATCACAGTAA
- the LOC137823753 gene encoding uncharacterized protein, with translation MGELYALDFDGVICDSCGESSVSAVKAAKVRWPGLFDGVDSVTEDWIVDQMHTVRPVVETGYENLLLVRLLLESRIPSIRKSSVAEGLTVEAILEKWFKLKPIIMEEWGENRDALIDLFGKVRDEWLEQDFAAWIGANRIYPGVSDALKFASSRVYIVTTKQSRFADALLRELAGVSIPPERIYGLGTGPKVEVLKQLQKKPEHQGLTLHFVEDRLATLKNVIKEPELDKWKLYLGNWGYNTQKEREDAAAIPRIHVLELSDFSKKLK, from the exons ATGGGGGAACTTTACGCGTTGGACTTCGACGGAGTTATCTGTGATAGCTGCGGCGAAAGCTCTGTCTCTGCTGTCAAG GCAGCCAAAGTGAGATGGCCTGGTTTGTTTGATGGGGTGGATTCGGTCACAGAAGATTGGATTGTTGACCAGATGCACACA GTGCGACCAGTGGTGGAAACTGGATATGAAAATCTTTTACTCGTGAGACTGTTGCTTGAGAGCAGAATACCTTCCATCCGGAAGTCTTCG GTTGCTGAGGGGCTCACGGTTGAGGCTATACTGGAGAAATGGTTCAAGTTGAAGCCTATTATTATGGAAGAGTGGGGTGAGAATAGGGATGCTCTGATAGATCTTTTTGGAAAGGTCAGAGATGAATGGTTGGAGCAAGATTTTGCTGCTTGGATTGGTGCAAACAG AATATATCCTGGTGTTTCTGATGCCTTAAAATTTGCAAGCTCGAGAGTGTACATTGTCACCACAAAACAG AGCCGTTTTGCTGATGCTTTACTCCGAGAGCTTGCCGGAGTGAGCATACCACCAGAAAGAATATATGGCCTTGGAACCGG TCCTAAGGTAGAAGTTCTGAAGCAGCTTCAAAAAAAGCCAGAGCACCAAGGACTGACACTACA CTTTGTTGAAGACCGGCTAGCTACCTTAAAAAATGTCATCAAAGAGCCTGAGTTAGACAAATGGAAGTTGTATCTAG GGAATTGGGGTTACAACACCCAAAAAGAAAGAGAGGATGCCGCAGCTATCCCCAGAATTCATGTTCTTGAGCTCTCTGACTTCAGCAAGAAGTTGAAATAG
- the LOC137823752 gene encoding uncharacterized protein isoform X2, which produces MGHLYALDFDGVICDSCGETAISALKAAKLRWPSLFDGVDSAIEDWIVDQMITVRPVVETGYETLLLVRLLLETRVPSIRKSSVSEGLAVEDILENWFKLKPIIMEEWNENREDLIDLFGKVRDEWLERDFTGWIGANRLYPGVADALRFASSKVYIVTTKQGRFADALLRELAGVTIPPERLYGLGTGPKVKVLKKLQNLPEHKGLTLHFVEDRLATLKNVIKEPELDNWNLYLVNWGFNTQKEREEAAANPRIQVLELFDFSSKLI; this is translated from the exons ATGGGTCATCTCTATGCTTTGGACTTTGATGGAGTTATATGTGATAGTTGTGGGGAGACAGCAATCTCTGCTCTCAag GCTGCCAAGTTGAGATGGCCTTCCTTGTTTGATGGTGTGGATTCAGCCATAGAAGATTGGATTGTTGATCAGATGATTACA gtacgtccagttgttgaaacTGGATATGAAACTCTTCTACTTGTAAGGTTGTTGCTTGAGACTAGGGTTCCTTCCATCAGGAAGTCTTCG GTTTCAGAGGGGCTTGCAGTTGAGGATATACTGGAGAATTGGTTCAAATTGAAGCCTATTATTATGGAAGAATGGAATGAGAATAGAGAAGATCTGATAGACCTTTTTGGGAAGGTCAGAGATGAATGGTTGGAGAGGGATTTCACTGGTTGGATTGGAGCAAACAG ACTCTATCCTGGTGTTGCTGATGCATTAAGATTTGCAAGCTCAAAAGTGTACATTGTCACTACTAAACAG GGTCGCTTTGCTGATGCTTTACTTAGAGAGCTTGCTGGAGTCACTATACCACCAGAACGATTATATGGTTTAGGAACTGG TCCCAAGGTAAAAGTGTTAAAGAAGCTTCAGAATTTGCCAGAACACAAAGGATTGACACTACA CTTTGTGGAAGATAGGCTTGCAACCCttaagaatgtcatcaaagaaCCCGAGTTGGATAACTGGAATTTGTATCTAG TGAATTGGGGGTTCAACACTcaaaaagagagagaagaagCAGCAGCCAACCCAAGGATTCAAGTTCTTGAGCTGTTTGACTTCAGTAGCAAGCTGATATAG